The following are encoded in a window of Paenibacillus polymyxa genomic DNA:
- a CDS encoding glycoside hydrolase family 43 protein — protein sequence MMIQNPILKGFNPDPCITRVEDTYYIVVSSFEWLPGVRVYQSKDLANWEHCTDILTDQVDLRGNPKNCSIWAPQLSYADDLFYLLYTDVKSTKRPFKDVHNFVMTAPTIQGPWSEPVYLNSSGFDPSLFHDEDGRKWLLNALWDYRMLESNKSSGIVMQEYDSKQQQLIGEPVKIFDCTPLKKTEAPHIYKQNGYYYLVTAEGGTGTGHAVTVARSKQISGPYEVDPHNPMLTSRDRLDFPLQCAGHGSLVQTPDGEWYMAHLCTRPVEGKYAILGRETALQQVYWNDEGWLRLTAGGHTPQLEVPAPRGKFSVKQEQQGYIFEDFFEGTTLDKTWNTLRILADDSWCSLSQRPGYLRILAGESIQSLFQHHVLAIRQTDHHFRVETALEYQPTSYLQMAGLLLYLNEEDYLYAYISYEEGQGKVLRMMRCEANTFTLVPQAITLQDDLPIHLAVEVHASHGQFYYGVGDKPAWKRLFEMQDISFLSGGFTGNFVGIAAHDMQQFQGSYADFSHFLYQGKDHLSS from the coding sequence ATGATGATTCAAAATCCCATATTAAAAGGCTTTAATCCCGATCCGTGTATTACACGAGTCGAGGATACTTACTATATTGTGGTGTCATCGTTTGAGTGGTTGCCTGGAGTACGGGTGTACCAGTCCAAAGATTTGGCCAACTGGGAGCATTGCACAGATATTTTGACCGATCAGGTTGATTTAAGAGGAAACCCGAAAAATTGCAGCATTTGGGCACCGCAGCTTAGCTATGCGGATGACCTTTTTTATCTGCTCTATACGGATGTGAAAAGCACCAAGCGTCCGTTCAAGGACGTCCATAATTTTGTAATGACGGCGCCTACGATCCAAGGACCTTGGTCGGAACCCGTCTATCTTAACAGTAGCGGATTTGATCCGTCTTTATTTCACGATGAGGACGGACGCAAATGGCTGTTGAACGCATTGTGGGATTACCGCATGTTGGAAAGCAATAAATCTTCCGGTATCGTCATGCAGGAGTATGACAGCAAGCAACAACAACTCATTGGCGAGCCTGTCAAAATCTTTGATTGCACTCCTTTGAAGAAAACAGAAGCGCCTCACATCTACAAGCAAAACGGTTATTACTATCTTGTTACAGCGGAAGGCGGAACGGGTACGGGGCATGCCGTTACCGTAGCACGGTCGAAGCAGATATCCGGGCCATATGAAGTAGACCCGCACAACCCCATGCTTACGTCACGTGATCGACTGGATTTCCCGTTACAATGCGCAGGACATGGCAGTCTTGTACAAACTCCGGACGGCGAATGGTACATGGCTCATTTATGCACACGTCCAGTAGAGGGGAAATATGCCATTTTAGGACGGGAAACAGCCTTGCAGCAAGTGTACTGGAATGATGAAGGCTGGCTGCGATTAACCGCCGGGGGCCATACACCTCAATTGGAGGTGCCCGCACCTCGAGGGAAGTTCTCGGTTAAGCAAGAGCAGCAGGGTTATATTTTCGAGGATTTTTTCGAGGGAACCACATTAGATAAAACGTGGAACACATTGCGTATCCTGGCGGATGATAGCTGGTGTTCATTAAGCCAGCGCCCCGGTTATCTTCGGATTCTAGCTGGAGAATCCATTCAAAGTCTGTTCCAGCATCATGTGCTTGCCATTCGGCAAACGGATCATCATTTCCGGGTGGAAACAGCATTGGAGTATCAGCCAACAAGCTATTTGCAAATGGCGGGGCTTCTACTGTACCTTAATGAAGAAGATTATTTGTACGCCTATATTAGCTATGAGGAGGGACAAGGGAAGGTGCTGCGCATGATGCGATGTGAAGCCAACACATTTACCTTAGTTCCCCAAGCGATTACACTTCAGGACGATCTTCCTATACATTTAGCTGTGGAAGTCCATGCATCCCACGGGCAATTTTATTATGGGGTCGGAGACAAACCTGCTTGGAAGCGGCTTTTTGAAATGCAGGATATCAGCTTTTTATCCGGTGGTTTTACAGGGAATTTTGTAGGTATTGCTGCTCATGATATGCAACAATTCCAAGGAAGCTACGCTGATTTTTCTCATTTCTTATATCAGGGTAAGGATCATCTTTCCTCATAA
- a CDS encoding pectinesterase family protein: protein MLVGKESFCDFHTIQEAIAVLEQSDSNEMETLTILSGTYEEEVRIYRSYLHIIGVGQVEIRMDRYAKERDEAGEEIGTFATPTLFLGGSHLILENLTISNTAGQGEAIGQAVAVYAHCDETVFRNCTFKGHQDTLFTGPLPPAPKERLQFGGIHLKEHHRHYRQLYQHCYIEGTVDFIFGGATAYFEDCEIRSLRHHDNQTSYVTAASTPQGQAYGYVFNHCYLTAEADITPVFLGRPWREYAKTVFVNCKVGDHIDPRGWDNWNNVANEKTVCYQEYNGPDEVATLRKQRVPWADCFETGTEVWSKEQVFDEVTFWK from the coding sequence ATGCTAGTTGGAAAAGAATCCTTTTGCGATTTCCATACGATTCAGGAGGCGATTGCTGTATTGGAGCAGTCGGATTCCAACGAAATGGAAACGCTAACTATTTTGTCAGGTACTTATGAGGAAGAGGTACGAATTTACCGTTCATATCTTCATATTATAGGCGTCGGACAGGTAGAGATTCGAATGGATCGGTATGCCAAGGAGCGGGATGAAGCGGGTGAGGAAATAGGGACCTTTGCGACACCTACTTTATTTTTAGGCGGTAGCCATCTGATCTTGGAAAATCTCACGATTTCCAACACGGCAGGACAGGGAGAAGCCATTGGGCAGGCCGTTGCGGTATACGCTCATTGTGATGAAACGGTCTTTAGAAACTGTACCTTTAAAGGGCACCAGGATACTTTATTTACAGGCCCTCTACCTCCTGCACCGAAAGAACGACTCCAGTTTGGTGGAATTCATTTGAAGGAGCATCATAGGCACTATCGGCAGCTCTACCAGCATTGTTATATAGAGGGGACGGTGGACTTTATTTTTGGTGGGGCTACCGCGTATTTTGAAGATTGCGAGATTCGCAGTTTACGCCATCATGACAACCAAACGAGCTACGTCACAGCCGCCTCTACGCCGCAAGGACAAGCGTATGGTTATGTATTCAACCATTGCTACTTAACCGCAGAAGCTGATATTACCCCGGTTTTTTTGGGGCGTCCGTGGCGGGAGTATGCCAAGACCGTATTTGTCAATTGTAAAGTGGGCGATCATATTGACCCACGTGGCTGGGACAATTGGAACAATGTCGCGAACGAGAAAACGGTCTGTTATCAGGAATATAACGGACCCGATGAAGTTGCTACGTTACGTAAGCAGCGTGTTCCGTGGGCGGATTGTTTTGAAACGGGAACAGAAGTATGGAGCAAGGAACAGGTTTTTGATGAAGTCACATTTTGGAAGTAA
- a CDS encoding dienelactone hydrolase family protein translates to MDKLQALLGDLPADRPVTATLLNQEEREGYRLESLLLDLNGIESVPAYVATPLQGNGPFPLVVFNHSHGGNYTNGRKELIHSSSYLQQPSFATTLTDMGYCVCCIDMWGFNERGGKTESELVKEMLWQGQVLWGMMLYDNRRLVDYMCQREDIDASRIATIGMSMGGLMAWWMAALDERIQVTVDICGQVDAHTLIAKRGLDHHGFYSYVPGLLKHFTTLDIQKRIVPRPRMSITGQNDRMCPIEGVEHLAKGLLEAYQEAGHPEHWQPVIAGGGHMETLEMRMAWQLFLAEHL, encoded by the coding sequence GTGGATAAGTTGCAAGCATTGTTGGGCGACCTTCCGGCAGATCGCCCTGTAACGGCAACTCTGCTGAATCAAGAAGAGCGCGAGGGATACCGACTGGAGAGTCTCCTGCTCGACTTGAACGGGATCGAGTCTGTACCCGCTTATGTAGCTACACCCTTACAAGGGAACGGTCCGTTTCCTTTGGTCGTTTTTAACCATTCGCATGGAGGCAATTATACGAACGGGCGCAAGGAACTGATCCATAGCAGCTCTTACTTGCAGCAGCCCTCGTTTGCTACTACCCTGACAGACATGGGGTACTGTGTATGCTGCATTGACATGTGGGGTTTCAATGAACGTGGGGGCAAAACCGAGAGCGAGCTGGTAAAGGAAATGCTCTGGCAGGGCCAAGTGCTGTGGGGCATGATGCTGTATGATAACCGTCGCTTGGTGGATTATATGTGCCAGCGTGAAGATATTGATGCTTCCCGTATCGCAACAATCGGTATGTCGATGGGCGGACTCATGGCATGGTGGATGGCTGCGTTAGATGAACGGATACAGGTGACGGTTGATATTTGTGGACAGGTAGATGCCCATACGCTAATCGCCAAAAGGGGGTTGGATCATCATGGTTTCTATTCCTATGTCCCTGGCTTGTTGAAGCATTTTACCACCTTGGATATTCAAAAGCGGATCGTACCTCGTCCACGGATGAGTATAACAGGTCAAAATGATCGGATGTGTCCTATTGAAGGAGTCGAGCATTTGGCAAAAGGTCTGCTGGAAGCTTACCAGGAAGCAGGTCACCCTGAGCATTGGCAGCCTGTGATTGCGGGCGGTGGACATATGGAGACGTTGGAAATGCGAATGGCGTGGCAGTTATTTTTAGCTGAACACCTGTAA
- a CDS encoding LysR family transcriptional regulator → MDQSLIVFVRVAEKQNFTRAAEELHMTQPAVSQYIQTLERSVGTRLLERSNKYVRLTKAGEIVYHHAQEVIRLHTRMQYLVDELIHTAKGNLSIGASYTYGEYVLPHVIAQMRIQYPLIQPSITIGNTQEIEKLMIHNQLDVGIIEGEFQHDHLHIESFADDRMYIVVPQNHRLAGKSQVDLSELQEDIWILREEGSGTREAAENMFARFRFSPSHMMNFGSTQIIKESVEAGLGISLLSQWVIQKELALGTLKVLDIHNLPVIRKFSFLTPSSTFEMKASTAFLEILRSYNLKR, encoded by the coding sequence TTGGACCAATCTTTAATCGTATTTGTTAGGGTCGCGGAGAAACAAAACTTCACACGAGCTGCCGAGGAGTTACACATGACCCAACCTGCGGTAAGTCAATATATTCAAACGCTGGAACGTAGCGTAGGGACCCGCCTCCTGGAGCGTAGTAATAAATATGTGCGCTTAACCAAAGCAGGTGAAATTGTGTATCATCATGCTCAGGAGGTTATCCGTCTCCATACACGGATGCAATATTTGGTGGACGAGCTGATACATACGGCAAAAGGAAACCTGTCGATTGGCGCAAGCTACACATATGGCGAATATGTGTTGCCGCATGTGATTGCGCAAATGAGAATCCAGTATCCACTCATTCAGCCCTCGATTACCATCGGTAACACTCAGGAAATTGAAAAACTCATGATCCATAATCAACTGGATGTAGGCATTATCGAAGGAGAATTTCAGCATGACCATTTACACATTGAATCATTTGCTGATGATCGAATGTATATCGTCGTTCCGCAAAATCATCGTTTGGCTGGTAAATCTCAAGTGGATTTAAGTGAGCTGCAAGAGGACATCTGGATTCTGAGGGAAGAAGGTTCTGGAACCCGGGAAGCGGCTGAAAATATGTTTGCACGGTTCCGGTTTTCCCCTTCTCATATGATGAATTTTGGCAGTACACAGATCATCAAAGAGTCTGTAGAAGCAGGCTTGGGGATTTCTTTGCTGTCCCAATGGGTCATTCAGAAGGAACTTGCTCTGGGCACATTAAAAGTACTGGATATTCATAATCTTCCAGTCATTCGAAAATTCTCCTTCCTAACTCCTTCATCGACATTTGAAATGAAAGCAAGCACCGCTTTTTTGGAGATTTTGCGAAGTTATAATTTGAAAAGATAA